In one window of Balaenoptera musculus isolate JJ_BM4_2016_0621 chromosome 10, mBalMus1.pri.v3, whole genome shotgun sequence DNA:
- the TWF1 gene encoding twinfilin-1, protein MSHQTGIQASEDVKDIFARARNGKYRLLKISIENEKLVIGACRQPLDSWDKDYDSFVLPLLEDKQPCYVLFRLDSQNAQGYEWIFIAWSPDHSHVRQKMLYAATRATLKKEFGGGHIKDEMFGTVKEDVSLHGYKKYLLSQSSPAPLTAAEEELRQIKINEVQTDVSVDTKHQTLQGVAFPISREAFQALEKLNNRQLNYVQLEIDIKNEIIILANTINTELKDLPKRIPRDSARYHFFLYKHSHEGDYLESIVFIYSMPGYTCSIRERMLYSSCKSPLLEIVERQLQMDVIRKIEIDNGDELTADFLYEEVHPKQHAHKQSFAKPKGPSGKRGIRRLIRGPAETEATTD, encoded by the exons ATGTCCCATCAGACCGGCATCCAAG CAAGTGAGGATGTTAAAGATATTTTTGCCAGAgcaagaaatggaaaatacagacTTCTGAAGATATCGATTGAAAATG AGAAACTTGTGATTGGAGCGTGTAGGCAGCCTTTAGATTCCTGGGATAAGGATTATGATTCCTTTGTTTTACCCCTGTTGGAGGACAAACAACCGTGCTACGTATTATTCAGGTTAGATTCTCAGAATGCCCAGGGATATGAATGGATATTCATTGCGTGGTCTCCAGACCATTCTCAT GTTCGTCAAAAAATGTTGTATGCAGCAACAAGAGCAACTCTGAAAAAGGAGTTTGGAGGTGGCCACATTAAAGATGAAATGTTTGGAACAGTAAAG GAAGATGTGTCATTACatggatataaaaaatatttgctgtcaCAGTCTTCTCCTGCCCCACTGACTGCAGCTGAAGAAGAATTACGACAGATTAAAATTAATGAG GTACAGACTGACGTGAGTGTGGACACTAAGCATCAAACACTACAAGGAGTAGCATTTCCTATTTCTCGAGAAGCTTTTCAGGCTTTGGAAAAATTGAATAACAGACAGCTCAACTATGTGCAGTTG gaaatagatataaaaaatgaaattataattttggccaacacaataaaTACAGAACTAAAAGATTTGCCAAAGAGGATTCCCAGAGATTCAGCACGTTATCATTTCTTTCTGTATAAACATTCCCATGAAGGAGACTATTTGGAGTCTATAG tttttatttattcaatgccTGGATACACATGCAGTATAAGAGAACGGATGCTGTATTCTAGCTGCAAGAGCCCTCTGCTAGAGATTGTAGAAAGACAACTACAAATGGATGTCATTAGAAAG ATCGAGATAGACAATGGGGATGAGTTGACTGCAGACTTCCTTTATGAAGAAGTACACCCCAAGCAGCATGCACATAAACAAAGTTTTGCAAAACCAAAAGGTCCTTCAGGAAAAAGAGGAATTCGAAGACTAATTAGGGGTCCAGCTGAAACTGAAGCCACTACTgattaa